The genomic segment CTTGACCACAAATAACCAGCAACAATCAATATATGTTTTATTGCAGGGGTAGGCAGCCCTCCTCTGCCCAGTCCCTGGACAAATAGAGAATATAATTCCCCTGTATCTTAtcccacttaaaaaacaaacaaacaaaaaaaacttgtcaATAAGTCAAGGATCCCCTTGGCATGCATTTAAAAACACAACTATATAGGAATTAGCAGCTGccttgccttttatttttctattacacTTCATTACCCACCAGTCATGTGAGTAATACAGTTTAACAACTTCCCCCACACCCACTGGAGTGAATTTAGTACTAAGGAAAGGTGTTGGATTGACAGCCCAGGGCTAGAGTGTCACTAGAGAATGGAGCTGTTGGTACTTTAATTGGTAGGACTGTACTACAGTGAATTAACTGAAATTGGCAGCAAGGGGCCTATAGCAATGACATGTTGGTAAAATTGGCTCCGAAAGTCTCATTACAGTTGTGAGCTATTATGGAGAATGTCAGCAGTTGCTGTGATTTAAGACCTCTTTCAATTAGAATTTAAAAGTATTGGGTTTCCCTTGACTCATGTTCAGAGTTTCTCTTGCTTGAAAATGTGGTATCAAAGTACAACTATCCCTGCATTCTGGACCTAAAGATGGGAACCCGGCAGCACGGAGATGATGCCTCAGAGGAGAAGAAAGCGCGTCACATCAAGAAGTGTGAACAAAGCACCTCTGGGTCTCTGGGTGTTCGCATCTGCGGGATGCAGGTAAGGTGGAGTCTCAGTCCTTTCAGTCTGTGTTTGACACACAACTTGAAACCGAGCTGGAAATCTAAAGGGACTCTTTCCTTCGTTGATGTAAATTGAGGTGGTTTCATTCCTGTTTCCCACTGAGTTTCTGGCCATTTCACCGTGTATCCTGTCCTCAACCAGGAGTGGATGCTTAGGGGTATAAGAACATGGCGTATATAGGGTAATCCTTCCCTCATATCCCCTTTGTCTTCTGGAGATTTGGCTACTTTCATAAATGGTGCCTGCATAGGGTCGGCTATGTTCAATAGCCACCGATATAAACAGCTGAAACcaatttacagcagctgagaatCTGCCTGTACAGGAAACCAGATTTTCATCTCATGCTCAGCTTTGGACTGCtgcacaaaaagaaaagcaaaaacaaaaagaaaaaaaggataatttgCCACACTCATTCCTTCACGGAGCTGTCTCATCTGATCAGTGCAAGCATGAGGGGTTTATTTTGTGCTAAGTGTTATGGTTCCTCTTGATCAAAACCGCTACCCTTCCTTCTAGAAACTGAAACCATATATTTGTTCCACTTATACTTCCCAAGCAGGTTTCAAAATGTTGTTCTCCTGTGCATGAAGGATAATTATGACAATGATGATTATAAAGCACATATATAGTAGTATAAACATTTAATGTCAAAAACTGTGTTCCTTTCTGGTCTTTGATATCCTTCTGTTGAGCAGATTTTCCCTTAAATTACAACTGGCGCATGAGCTGAATCTACTCCCCCATTCTTACCGGTGTTAACAGATCTTCACAAATGTATCTGTCTGCATATGCTTGtacttctgtgttttaaaaagcaAGATTATTGCTGCCCATGTGTTGCGTATTGAGAGAAGGTACAATAGCAGGGGTATTCCTGTACTACCGCAAACTCCTAACAGAGACAGAGGGAAAATGCTCTAAATCACTAATGACGTGCCTGTGACTTAGAGCTGTATGGGTTTCATGAAGGAGTAATTTATAGCAGTACAGCAAGAATCTGCACCAGTGGTTTAAATTGAATAGTTTAAATCTCCAGAAAAGacaggaggtgggattcagtGGGAAGCCTGCAGTACGTTGCCAGTATTGCTAGACTGCAGAGGCTCTGTGAATCCCATTTCTCAGCTTGGATCTGAAGTTTTTAGATTAAGACAGAGTCTAGAACATTGGAAAACTGAACAATAAGGCATGAACTGAATTTGGATTGTTGTTCTCTTCCTTCAAGGTTTACCAAGCTGACACCGGCCAGTTTCTCTGCAAAGATAAATATTATGGAAGAAAACTCACACCCGAGGGATTCAGGCAAACCTTGCACCAGTTCCTTTGCAACGGTAACCACCTCAGGACAGATCTCTTGGAGCCCATCATCTTGCAGCTAAAAGCTCTGCTTTCAGTCATTAGGAAGCAAAGCTCTTACAGGTTCTACTCCAGCTCACTTCTCATCATCTATGATGGACTGGAGAACAAGGAGAATGCGACACCCTTGGATAATCACCTTCAGGGGCACTTCCAAAAAACATACTGCACCATGTCGCACGGCACTGGTCACTCCAAAGTCGACGTCCGCATGATAGACTTTGCCCACACCACTTTTAAAGGCTCAAAATGCAATCACACCACTTACGATGGGCCAGACCATGGCTATATTTTTGGCCTAGAGAATCTCATCAAAATCCTTCAGAATATCTCAGAAGGAAAATGACAAATTCTGTGGAAGTAGCCTGGATTTACTAGTCATATTCCTGAAAAGTACTGCATTGGGTCAGTTGTATAGGACCCTCACAGCTGCTAAATGTCATGTGCACGGTTTGGAATGAGAGCATGGACAGCTTGCTAGGAAAGTGCAAAAATGCTACGTGCCATTACTGAACTCAAGCGTAAAAAGCAAAGAGCTGAAAGAATCTGTTCTGTCTGCAATCAATCagaagatttattttcctttcttgttttactGCTGTCCTTGATTTATTTGTGAGCCAGAAGAAAGCATTACTTGAAAGAGTCTTAACGATAAAATAGGACCTGCTCACCTCCACTACACTTACGAAGCCACGCAGGCCAAGAAGATATTGTGCATTTGAGTGAAACTATTTAAATGAGCTGGCAGGTCTTAACAGATTGCAGTATTACTTTCAACTCATGCTCAGTGCTATGGGCTGAGCACACTCAAAGACAGAGGCCAaagaaaaacacccccccccGACATTCACGGTACAGATGCCCAGCTCTGCAAGACTGTAGGGCATACTCTGTACAGCGCGGGCGTACAGTACTTTTTGTTGAAACACAAATGTACTAGATGCTACAGAGGTCCTGGCTCTATAGAACTTAGGTGTAAAAGCAGGTGGACCTCAGACCAAGAACTGTGCATTGCCAAGGTTTAATATCCCTGAGGGACATAACAGGGCATGTTTCAGTAATTTTCTAAGCAAGGGCTCCATAGGAGCTGGAACTACGGGAATGCGATGATTCTGCCAGATACCAGTCATGAAAACATTCACATCAAGGTATTTTTGCTTCAAAAAGGCATGTGAGATCGAGTCAGGGACTAGATATTAAAGGTCACCTAGAAATTCTTTGGTAAAAATATTGTGTGCATGTTTGGAGGAgacagtaacaacaacaaaaaaaacttgatACAACAATGTTTACAGCTTTTGTGGACAGATTTTAATTATGGAACAACAATATAATTCCTTCCTGGATGGTGTGGGAAACTTGAAAGAGAAATCCTTACACAAGGAATAGAGCTACAGAACCCAGTTACTGGGGAGTGGGAGTATAAATAAAATTGTCCAAGTAACCCTCACTTCttgtccatctttttttttttttccccacttccagAGCATCCTTAAGCTATGTTATCTTTTGTTTAGAGCTGTGTGTTTTGAAAAGAGCCATTATTTCCCCAGGTTTAAATACCAGATCTCAAGAGAGATCCTTTCACTTGTATTTTACTGCATACAGCTGGTGAATTGCTACGATTTATAGCTGGAAATTTTAAGTCATCTGGCCCAGTTGCATATTTTACTTGGCCTAAACTGCATCTGGGAAGAGCTCATTATTTACTGAACGTTATTCACAGTGTTGCATATTTCTTGCCTACAAACTCAAGACAATTACAAAAAGCCACACTCTACTTCAGCTGTGAAAGGATCAAGCCATCAATTGTCTTGGCTGACTTGTGCAGCACAGTCCTGCGATCAATGCGAATCTA from the Apteryx mantelli isolate bAptMan1 chromosome 25, bAptMan1.hap1, whole genome shotgun sequence genome contains:
- the IP6K3 gene encoding inositol hexakisphosphate kinase 3; this translates as MVGKSPLDPSDTKKVVLLEPFVHQVGGHMSMMKYDEHTVCKPLVSQEQWFYESLPLAMRQFTPQYKGIISVHLKKDSLGNLNLIASPSLQMENCSLLDNTINESSVTIWHKCKWATTSSNGSEHAFVKWSHTQLTKTLKDSCSGKMLLRTDLQYRTDSLLEDANGNQPERNSYNPWGLHCHRQHLNRMSSKYNENKLHQFLLLENVVSKYNYPCILDLKMGTRQHGDDASEEKKARHIKKCEQSTSGSLGVRICGMQVYQADTGQFLCKDKYYGRKLTPEGFRQTLHQFLCNGNHLRTDLLEPIILQLKALLSVIRKQSSYRFYSSSLLIIYDGLENKENATPLDNHLQGHFQKTYCTMSHGTGHSKVDVRMIDFAHTTFKGSKCNHTTYDGPDHGYIFGLENLIKILQNISEGK